A stretch of the Lytechinus variegatus isolate NC3 chromosome 5, Lvar_3.0, whole genome shotgun sequence genome encodes the following:
- the LOC121415417 gene encoding piggyBac transposable element-derived protein 4-like: MAQPRRNPVFNLEEAREAILDSDSDNEFDKMSVDLGSDEEYSNIKDLDDVNATDLPGPPGGDSEDDAPLGLDELPPDFVPGASGNKRRRIAPTGRSWDDDPAQDPHLFDFTGMPGLNPNLGLSETSTPLDCYLKFVSNETFEKASEETNRYASCVLRENPPSPSSPAKKWCSTTAGELMIFWALCMLMGIVGKPVAQLYWSTRKSIVTPFFLQAMTGDRFQLILRFLHFNNNENNKPRTDPDYDPLFKLRPYYDALCTAFHTVFTPFRSISFDEALIRFYGRLSFKNYNPRNGHLPAKYGMKAYKICDPTGYTWKFVLYTGKMQYSIVELVLSMMAGLLDKGYRFFMDNWYSSPALFTELFKRKTHACGTVRSNRIDMPKDLKPDRKLRPGEAIFCRSKELLTMLWRDKRDVTMLSTIHSNKFSETHKKDRVTGENVQKPEIVLDYNRYMGGVDLSDFLTNTYADMRKSLKWYKKLVFHMNDLGVMDAYIVYCHLQDSQVNHLNLVLDLIEELVAFGNSLSQDRPKPSRAGSNKENVLRLE; the protein is encoded by the exons ATGGCGCAACCCAGGAGAAATCCTGTATTCAACCTAGAAGAAGCTCGAGAAGCTATACTGGACTCGGACTCGGATAATGAGTTTGATAAGATGTCAGTTGATCTTGGCAGCGACGAAGAGTATTCGAATATAAAAGACCTTGATGATGTGAATGCTACCGACCTTCCCGGGCCTCCCGGCGGTGACAGCGAAGACGATGCCCCTTTAGGACTGGACGAGCTTCCTCCAGACTTTGTTCCCGGTGCAAGCGGCAACAAGCGGCGTCGCATCGCTCCTACAGGAAGGTCGTGGGACGACGACCCTGCACAAGACCCCCATTTATTTGACTTCACCGGGATGCCAGGACTGAACCCAAACCTTGGACTTTCAGAAACATCCACTCCCCTGGACTGCTACTTGAAATTTGTCTCAAATGAAACTTTTGAAAAGGCTTCTGAGGAGACGAACCGATACGCATCATGTGTTCTCAGAGAGAATCCACCGTCGCCATCATCCCCAGCGAAGAAATGGTGTAGTACTACAGCAG GTGAACTGATGATCTTTTGGGCATTGTGTATGCTAATGGGAATCGTTGGTAAACCCGTGGCACAACTGTACTGGTCTACTAGGAAGAGCATCGTCACCCCATTCTTCTTGCAGGCTATGACAGGGGATCGCTTTCAACTTATACTTCGCTTTCTTCACTTCAACAATAATGAGAACAACAAGCCACGCACTGACCCAGACTACGACCCACTCTTCAAATTAAGGCCATACTACGACGCATTATGCACAGCATTTCATACAGTCTTCACACCTTTTCGTTCGATTTCATTTGACGAAGCCCTCATTCGCTTCTACGGTCGTCTGAGTTTTAAGAACTACAATCCTCGAAATGGTCACCTGCCAGCAAAATATGGGATGAAGGCCTACAAAATATGTGATCCTACAGGATATACGTGGAAATTTGTACTTTACACTGGAAAAATGCAATACTCGATAGTGGAGCTGGTATTATCCATGATGGCAGGACTTCTGGACAAGGGGTATCGTTTCTTCATGGATAACTGGTATTCAAGTCCTGCGCTCTTTACCGAATTATTCAAGAGGAAAACGCATGCATGTGGCACAGTTCGCAGTAATCGCATTGACATGCCAAAGGACCTGAAGCCAGATCGAAAGTTGCGCCCGGGAGAAGCTATCTTCTGTCGATCGAAGGAGCTGTTGACTATGCTCTGGAGGGACAAGAGAGATGTAACAATGTTGAGCACAATTCATTCCAACAAATTTTCTGAAACCCACAAAAAGGACCGAGTTACTGGAGAGAATGTGCAGAAACCGGAAATTGTACTTGATTACAATCGATACATGGGTGGAGTGGACCTTTCTGATTTCTTAACAAATACTTACGCAGACATGAGAAAATCGCTTAAGTGGTATAAGAAACTTGTATTTCATATGAATGATTTGGGGGTCATGGATGCTTACATTGTTTATTGCCATCTACAGGACAGTCAAGTGAATCATTTGAACCTCGTCTTAGATTTAATTGAGGAGTTAGTCGCATTTGGAAATAGTCTGAGTCAGGACAGGCCCAAACCTTCAAGAGCAGGGTCGAACAAAGAGAACGTTCTACGACTTGAATAA